From one Plantibacter flavus genomic stretch:
- a CDS encoding DUF2207 domain-containing protein, translating to MKPRRRRLSPVRAHASRVLLVALALAVGAPLVATLASTPPAAADARTDVSDFTFSSFDGDYTLSRGGDGQAELRAVETFVAEFPQSDQNKGIIRAIPDEFDRAPLHTEIVSVTDADGAPVEWETDRDGDFLELSLGTDDYVRGTQSYVITYTQRGVVGAYRDTRSDEFYWDAPGTGWDQPFADASMTVRVAPDIADALTGDGACYRGDPDDSSPCDLSQAEDADGDVFTTASVPLQARQTLTVAIGFEPGTFVQPPRPGEAPVFSIVPIVLGALSAAGLGALLWIRLRFWRDHPGRGVIVPQYSVPKQMNLLLAGDLAGRASSSMAAEIVSLAVRGKLRIVDGPGKKDYSLQYLDDSDTDEQERRVLAALFPDRNRPREMKQVDPALGKAVTAELAAAKRNALDLGLRRSVSSGRAWIIVGALALLGVAGIVFFGVAYSQRADNGWSVAALFVTGIALLAGIVLAIAPKPLTATGADARDELLGLRDYLALAEQDRFRMLQSPDGAERMDLGDPGQLVRVTERLLPFAVLWGVEREWAKELGIRYEQAGSAPSWYASNTPFQAAMFANAFSGFSGSASSTSASWSTSGGASSSGGSTGGGFAGGGGGGGGGGGR from the coding sequence GTGAAGCCCAGACGTCGTCGCCTGTCCCCGGTCCGTGCCCACGCGTCGCGGGTGCTCCTCGTCGCCCTCGCCCTGGCGGTGGGTGCACCGCTCGTCGCGACCCTCGCGAGCACGCCGCCCGCCGCGGCCGACGCTCGGACCGACGTGTCCGACTTCACCTTCTCGTCCTTCGACGGTGACTACACCCTGAGCCGTGGCGGCGACGGTCAGGCCGAGCTGCGCGCGGTCGAGACCTTCGTCGCGGAGTTCCCCCAGTCCGACCAGAACAAGGGCATCATCCGAGCGATCCCCGACGAGTTCGACCGGGCACCGCTGCACACGGAGATCGTCTCGGTGACCGACGCCGACGGTGCGCCCGTGGAGTGGGAGACCGACCGCGACGGCGACTTCCTCGAGCTGTCGCTCGGAACGGACGACTACGTGCGCGGCACGCAGAGCTACGTGATCACCTACACGCAGCGCGGCGTCGTCGGCGCCTATCGCGACACACGCTCCGACGAGTTCTACTGGGACGCGCCAGGGACCGGTTGGGACCAGCCGTTCGCCGACGCCAGCATGACGGTGCGGGTCGCCCCCGACATCGCTGACGCGCTCACCGGTGACGGCGCCTGCTACCGCGGGGATCCGGACGACAGCTCGCCGTGCGACCTCTCCCAGGCGGAGGACGCCGATGGCGACGTCTTCACGACCGCCTCCGTCCCGCTGCAGGCCCGCCAGACGCTGACGGTCGCGATCGGGTTCGAACCGGGCACCTTCGTCCAACCGCCCCGCCCCGGCGAGGCACCGGTCTTCTCCATCGTCCCGATCGTCCTCGGCGCGCTGTCGGCCGCGGGGCTCGGAGCACTCCTGTGGATCCGACTGCGCTTCTGGCGTGACCACCCCGGTCGTGGCGTCATCGTGCCGCAGTACTCCGTCCCGAAGCAGATGAACCTCCTGCTGGCGGGCGACCTCGCCGGACGCGCCTCCTCGTCGATGGCAGCCGAGATCGTCAGCCTCGCCGTCCGCGGCAAGCTCCGGATCGTGGACGGACCGGGCAAGAAGGACTACTCCCTGCAGTACCTCGACGACAGCGACACGGATGAGCAGGAGCGGCGCGTGCTCGCCGCGCTCTTCCCCGACCGGAACCGACCGCGGGAGATGAAGCAGGTCGACCCGGCGCTCGGCAAGGCGGTCACCGCGGAACTCGCGGCCGCCAAGCGGAACGCCCTCGACCTCGGCCTCCGACGCTCGGTCTCCTCCGGGCGGGCGTGGATCATCGTGGGGGCGCTCGCCCTTCTGGGCGTCGCCGGGATCGTCTTCTTCGGGGTCGCCTACTCCCAGCGAGCGGACAACGGCTGGTCGGTCGCCGCGCTCTTCGTGACCGGGATCGCGCTGCTCGCCGGGATCGTGTTGGCCATCGCGCCGAAACCGCTCACCGCCACCGGTGCCGATGCGCGGGACGAGTTGCTCGGCCTCCGCGACTACCTCGCGCTGGCGGAGCAGGACCGCTTCCGCATGTTGCAGAGCCCCGACGGTGCCGAACGGATGGACCTCGGCGACCCCGGCCAGCTCGTCCGGGTCACCGAACGGCTCCTGCCCTTCGCCGTGCTCTGGGGCGTGGAGCGCGAGTGGGCGAAGGAGCTGGGCATCCGCTACGAGCAGGCCGGGAGCGCGCCGTCCTGGTACGCCTCGAACACCCCGTTTCAGGCGGCGATGTTCGCGAACGCGTTCTCCGGCTTCTCCGGATCGGCCTCGAGTACGTCGGCGTCCTGGTCCACCAGTGGGGGAGCGAGCTCGTCCGGCGGCTCGACGGGCGGCGGCTTCGCGGGCGGCGGCGGAGGCGGCGGAGGCGGCGGCGGGCGCTGA
- a CDS encoding aldo/keto reductase, translated as MTTIPTFALNDGSSVPAIGFGTYPLRGREGTDATLSAIDAGYRLIDTAVNYRNEDAVGAAVRETDVSRDELVVATKLPGRDHGFEETITSCRGSLASLGLDHIDLYLIHWPNPSVGRFVESWKAMIQLQREGLVRSIGVSNFTEEFLTRLADETGVLPAVNQVELHPYFPQEELLAFHREHGVLTEAWSPLGKAQAPFAEEPVAAAAAAHDVSPAQVVLRWHHQRGVLPIPKSASPERQRTNIDVFDFALSDTEVQAITALGRTGGRLFDGDPNTHEEM; from the coding sequence ATGACGACCATCCCAACATTCGCGCTCAACGACGGTTCGAGCGTCCCCGCGATCGGTTTCGGCACGTACCCCCTGCGGGGCCGCGAGGGCACCGACGCCACGCTGTCCGCCATCGATGCGGGCTATCGACTGATCGACACCGCCGTCAACTACCGCAACGAGGACGCCGTCGGCGCAGCGGTCCGCGAGACCGACGTGTCCCGCGACGAACTCGTCGTCGCGACGAAGCTGCCCGGCCGCGACCACGGTTTCGAGGAGACCATCACCTCGTGCCGCGGATCCCTGGCCTCGCTCGGCCTCGACCACATCGACCTGTACCTCATCCACTGGCCGAACCCCTCCGTCGGCCGCTTCGTCGAGTCGTGGAAGGCCATGATCCAGCTGCAGCGCGAGGGCCTCGTCCGCAGCATCGGCGTCTCGAACTTCACCGAGGAGTTCCTGACCCGCCTCGCCGACGAGACGGGTGTGCTGCCGGCCGTCAACCAGGTCGAGTTGCACCCGTACTTCCCCCAGGAGGAACTCCTCGCGTTCCACCGCGAACACGGTGTCCTGACCGAGGCCTGGAGCCCGCTCGGCAAGGCGCAGGCACCGTTCGCCGAGGAGCCGGTCGCAGCGGCCGCCGCGGCGCACGACGTCTCGCCGGCGCAGGTCGTCCTCCGCTGGCACCACCAGCGCGGCGTGCTCCCCATCCCGAAGTCCGCGTCCCCGGAACGCCAGCGCACGAACATCGACGTCTTCGACTTCGCACTCAGCGACACCGAGGTGCAGGCGATCACCGCACTCGGGCGGACCGGCGGCAGGCTCTTCGACGGAGACCCCAACACCCACGAGGAGATGTGA
- a CDS encoding S9 family peptidase: MAKLSAPRAQTRPTERTHHGDTVVDPYEWLREKESPEVIAHLEAENAYTEQETAHLAGLRERIFQEIKRRTLETDLSVPTRSGAWWYYGRSVEGRQYGIQCRIPVADPEDWTPPTLPEGGAAPGEEIILDANVEAEGHEFFSLGSFDVSDDGTRLLYGVDVEGDERYTVRVRDLASGVDLDDELLGTAGGAEFSPDGTAIVYTTVDESWRPDTVHLHRVGTSQDGDTVLFHEPDERFWVGAGFTRSRALLLIEAGSSVTSETRLVPADALSEEARVVWPRTDGVEYSVEHRVADGADRLLILHNRDAPDFELVEVPLSDPLGTARVVVAHSSERRLEDVEAFEAVTTVSYRRDGLTRIGLLDPTSGDIDEIAFDEPLSTVGWHGNGEWAQPMLRFGYGSLVTPSTVLELDLRSGERFVRKQQPVLGDYDPADYEQFREWATAVDGTRVPISIVRRVGVEGPGPLHLYGYGSYEASMDPSFSIARLSMLDRGVTFAIAHVRGGGELGRHWYEDGKKLHKQNSFSDFVDVADHLIREGWTTPARLVAEGGSAGGLLMGAVANRAPDRFAGILAGVPFVDALTSILDPSLPLTVIEWDEWGDPLHDPEVYAYMKAYSPYENVDPEKRYPRILATTSLNDTRVLYVEPAKWVARLRDAGAPALMKIEMSAGHGGVSGRYNAWRERAEELAWLLDVLGLTDTDPA, from the coding sequence ATGGCGAAGCTCTCTGCCCCCCGTGCCCAGACCCGACCGACCGAACGCACCCACCACGGCGACACCGTGGTCGACCCGTACGAGTGGCTCCGCGAGAAGGAGTCGCCTGAGGTGATCGCGCACCTGGAGGCGGAGAACGCCTACACCGAACAGGAGACGGCGCATCTGGCCGGACTGCGCGAGCGCATCTTCCAGGAGATCAAGCGTCGCACGCTCGAGACCGACCTCTCGGTCCCGACCCGTTCCGGTGCGTGGTGGTACTACGGCCGCAGTGTCGAAGGCCGTCAGTACGGCATCCAGTGCCGCATCCCGGTCGCCGACCCGGAGGACTGGACGCCGCCGACCCTGCCCGAGGGCGGCGCGGCCCCCGGCGAGGAGATCATCCTCGACGCCAACGTCGAGGCGGAGGGCCACGAGTTCTTCTCCCTCGGCAGCTTCGACGTGTCGGACGACGGCACGCGACTGCTCTACGGCGTCGACGTCGAAGGCGACGAGCGGTACACCGTCCGTGTCCGGGACCTCGCGAGCGGCGTCGACCTCGACGACGAGCTCCTCGGGACCGCGGGCGGGGCGGAGTTCTCCCCCGACGGCACCGCCATCGTCTACACGACGGTCGACGAGAGCTGGCGCCCCGACACCGTGCACCTGCACCGGGTGGGGACGTCCCAGGACGGCGACACGGTCCTCTTCCACGAGCCCGACGAGCGGTTCTGGGTCGGCGCCGGATTCACCCGCAGCCGCGCGCTGCTCCTGATCGAGGCGGGCTCCTCGGTCACGAGCGAGACCCGACTCGTCCCCGCCGACGCACTGTCCGAGGAGGCGCGGGTCGTCTGGCCGCGGACCGACGGCGTCGAGTACAGCGTCGAACACCGGGTGGCCGACGGCGCAGACCGGTTGCTCATCCTGCACAACCGGGACGCGCCGGACTTCGAGCTCGTGGAGGTGCCGCTGTCGGATCCGCTCGGCACGGCGCGGGTCGTCGTCGCGCACAGCAGCGAGCGCCGGCTCGAGGACGTCGAGGCGTTCGAGGCCGTGACCACCGTCTCCTACCGGCGCGACGGCCTGACCCGCATCGGCCTGCTCGACCCGACGAGTGGCGACATCGACGAGATCGCCTTCGACGAACCGCTGTCCACCGTCGGCTGGCACGGCAACGGTGAATGGGCTCAACCGATGCTCCGGTTCGGATACGGGTCCCTCGTGACGCCGTCCACCGTGCTCGAACTCGACCTCCGGTCCGGCGAACGCTTCGTGCGCAAGCAGCAGCCGGTCCTCGGCGATTACGACCCGGCGGATTACGAGCAGTTCCGGGAGTGGGCGACGGCCGTGGACGGGACCCGGGTACCGATCTCCATCGTGCGCCGGGTCGGTGTCGAGGGGCCCGGGCCGCTCCACCTCTACGGGTACGGCTCGTATGAGGCCAGCATGGACCCGTCCTTCTCGATCGCGAGACTGTCGATGCTCGACCGCGGCGTGACCTTCGCGATCGCCCATGTGCGCGGCGGCGGTGAACTCGGGCGCCACTGGTACGAGGACGGCAAGAAGCTCCACAAGCAGAACAGCTTCAGCGACTTCGTCGACGTGGCCGACCATCTCATCCGCGAGGGCTGGACGACGCCTGCCCGCCTCGTCGCCGAGGGCGGCAGCGCCGGCGGCCTCCTCATGGGCGCCGTGGCGAACCGTGCTCCCGACCGCTTCGCGGGCATCCTCGCCGGCGTCCCGTTCGTCGACGCGCTGACGAGCATCCTCGACCCGTCGCTCCCCCTGACGGTCATCGAATGGGACGAGTGGGGCGATCCGCTCCACGACCCCGAGGTCTACGCGTACATGAAGGCCTACAGTCCCTACGAGAACGTCGACCCGGAGAAGCGCTACCCGCGCATCCTCGCGACGACGAGTCTCAACGACACCCGCGTCCTGTACGTGGAACCCGCGAAGTGGGTGGCCCGCCTGCGGGACGCCGGAGCGCCGGCACTGATGAAGATCGAGATGAGCGCCGGGCACGGTGGGGTGAGCGGTCGGTACAACGCGTGGCGCGAGCGCGCCGAGGAGCTCGCCTGGCTGCTCGACGTGCTCGGACTCACGGACACCGATCCGGCCTGA